One window from the genome of Flavobacterium agricola encodes:
- a CDS encoding peroxiredoxin has protein sequence MSLVGKKFPNITVDAISEMGDNLRLNIFEEATKNNKKVLLFWYPKDFTFVCPTELHAFQEALPEFEKRNTIVIGASCDTNEVHFAWLNTPKDNGGIEGVTYPILADTTRNLSSVLGILDVEGTEYNEELDTVLISGSNVTYRATYLVDETGKIFHEAVNDMPLGRNVNEFIRLIDAYTHVQKFGEVCPANWEEGKEAMTADRNSTAEYLAKH, from the coding sequence ATGTCATTAGTAGGTAAAAAATTCCCAAACATTACAGTTGATGCTATCTCAGAAATGGGTGACAACTTAAGATTAAACATCTTTGAAGAAGCTACAAAGAATAACAAAAAAGTTTTATTATTCTGGTACCCAAAAGATTTTACTTTTGTTTGTCCAACAGAATTACACGCTTTTCAAGAAGCTTTACCAGAATTTGAAAAAAGAAATACAATTGTTATTGGTGCATCATGTGATACAAACGAAGTGCACTTTGCTTGGTTAAACACACCAAAAGATAACGGTGGTATTGAAGGTGTAACTTACCCAATTTTAGCAGATACAACTCGTAACTTATCTAGCGTTTTAGGTATTTTAGATGTTGAAGGAACTGAATACAACGAAGAATTAGACACAGTACTAATCAGCGGTTCTAACGTAACTTACAGAGCTACTTACTTAGTTGATGAAACAGGAAAAATTTTCCACGAAGCAGTAAACGATATGCCATTAGGTCGTAACGTAAACGAATTCATCCGTTTAATTGATGCGTACACACACGTACAAAAATTCGGTGAAGTTTGTCCTGCAAACTGGGAAGAAGGAAAAGAAGCAATGACTGCTGACAGAAATTCTACTGCTGAATACTTAGCAAAACACTAA
- the tpx gene encoding thiol peroxidase: protein MATITLKGNALETVGNLPAVNTQAPKFELVATDLSTKTLQDFAGKNVVLNIFPSVDTAVCAMSVREFNKKASTLPNTVVLCISKDLPFALARFCGAEGLDQVVSLSDFRSDFGKTYGVTMQTGPLAGLLSRSIVVINPKGEVVYTEQVPEITQEPNYEKAIENIK from the coding sequence ATGGCTACAATTACTTTAAAAGGAAATGCTTTAGAAACAGTTGGTAACTTACCAGCAGTTAACACTCAAGCTCCAAAATTCGAATTAGTTGCAACAGATTTATCTACAAAAACCTTACAAGATTTTGCTGGTAAAAATGTAGTTTTAAACATATTTCCGTCTGTAGATACCGCTGTTTGTGCAATGTCAGTAAGAGAATTTAATAAAAAAGCTTCAACTTTACCAAATACTGTAGTTTTATGTATTTCTAAAGATTTACCATTTGCATTGGCTCGTTTTTGTGGTGCAGAAGGTTTAGATCAGGTAGTTTCTTTATCTGACTTTAGATCGGATTTTGGTAAAACCTATGGCGTAACTATGCAAACAGGTCCATTGGCAGGTTTATTATCTCGTTCAATTGTTGTTATCAATCCTAAAGGAGAAGTTGTTTATACAGAACAAGTTCCAGAAATTACCCAAGAACCAAATTACGAAAAAGCAATCGAAAATATTAAATAG
- a CDS encoding LptF/LptG family permease — protein MKILDRYILTSFLQTLATVFVILFFIFILQGIWLFIADLAGKDLDLWIIIKFLLLYSPRMIPLVLPLSVLLASIMTFGSFAENYEFAAMKSSGISLKRTMQPLSLFIFILAFISFWFANNIIPKSEFEFIKLRREIVQTKPAMAIAEGQFNQIGNTNIKVEKNLAKTVKNLKTLPFT, from the coding sequence GTGAAAATTCTTGATCGTTATATTTTAACTTCATTTTTACAAACATTGGCAACAGTGTTTGTAATTTTGTTTTTTATATTCATCTTACAGGGCATTTGGTTGTTTATTGCTGACTTGGCAGGTAAAGATTTAGACCTATGGATTATTATAAAATTCTTATTGCTGTATTCGCCTAGAATGATTCCGTTGGTTTTACCTTTATCGGTATTATTAGCTAGCATTATGACCTTTGGATCGTTCGCAGAAAATTATGAATTTGCTGCCATGAAATCGTCTGGAATTTCTTTAAAACGTACCATGCAGCCGTTAAGCCTTTTTATCTTTATTTTGGCTTTTATTTCCTTCTGGTTTGCCAATAATATCATTCCAAAATCGGAATTCGAATTTATTAAGTTGCGTCGCGAAATTGTACAAACCAAACCAGCAATGGCTATTGCTGAAGGGCAATTTAATCAGATTGGAAATACAAATATTAAGGTTGAAAAAAATCTGGCGAAAACGGTGAAAAACTTGAAAACGTTACCATTCACATAA
- a CDS encoding FtsK/SpoIIIE family DNA translocase encodes MSEKSAKKKVEKTTNKNTANAPSNKMSFFGLFLLLFALALLISFVSYFLHGQEDQSTLTAFSDRSQLPKNALGKLGAHLAEFFIFKGFGIAAFLIIRILFSLGVQPFRSEAKKKTRNQIKKMVFWNLYLMITLSFIFSFFNTKNGVLGGMIGFEINSFFTDYIGKVGTFLLFVLLLSFYFIFRLNISVQTIQAFGNKWSTYFNAKLQKQTNPETEAEKPIVNVEETEPQPQITNPTPTPIVSETIAEKPITKPVVENISIPKTNATDPDIEVIVNKEEALNESEITAKQLVTDFGEFDPTLELSNFRLPSSELLNEHANSDVVIDKSELEENKNRIVETLRNYKIEITNIKVTVGPTVTLYEIVPEAGVRISKIKNLEDDIALSLSALGIRIIAPIPGKGTVGIEVPNNKPSVVSMKSAIQSPKFQSAAMELPIALGRNIQNETYVFDLAKMPHLLMAGATGQGKSVGLNAILTSLLYKKHPAEVKFVLVDPKKVELTLFNKIERHYLAKLPNTEDAIITDNTKVIHTLNSLCIEMDNRYSLLKDAMVRNIKEYNEKFKQRKLNPEQGHRFLPYIVLVVDEFADLIMTAGKEVETPIARLAQLARAIGIHLIIATQRPSVNVITGIIKANFPARIAFRVTSKIDSRTILDGPGADQLVGRGDLLFTQGNDMVRVQCAFVDTPEVERICEYIGSQKAYPDAYLLPEYVGEDGDGTKLDIDISDRDVLFREAAEIIVTAQQGSASLLQRKLKLGYNRAGRLIDQLEAAGIVGPFEGSKARSVNITDLVSLDQFFENEKK; translated from the coding sequence ATGTCTGAAAAATCAGCTAAAAAAAAGGTTGAAAAAACAACAAATAAAAATACGGCTAACGCACCTTCTAATAAAATGAGCTTTTTCGGGCTCTTTTTGTTATTATTCGCCTTAGCATTACTTATTTCATTTGTTTCTTATTTTTTACACGGACAAGAAGATCAAAGCACATTAACTGCCTTTTCCGACAGATCGCAATTACCTAAAAATGCTTTAGGTAAATTGGGTGCTCATTTAGCCGAATTTTTTATTTTTAAAGGTTTTGGTATTGCCGCCTTTCTTATCATCAGAATTCTTTTTTCACTTGGGGTTCAGCCGTTTCGTTCAGAAGCTAAAAAGAAAACACGCAATCAAATAAAGAAAATGGTTTTCTGGAACCTGTATTTAATGATTACCTTATCGTTTATTTTTAGTTTTTTTAACACTAAAAATGGCGTTTTAGGCGGAATGATTGGTTTTGAAATTAACAGCTTTTTTACCGACTATATTGGTAAAGTTGGTACCTTTTTATTATTTGTTTTACTACTAAGTTTTTATTTTATTTTTAGATTGAATATTTCTGTGCAAACCATTCAAGCGTTTGGAAACAAATGGTCAACGTATTTTAATGCGAAGCTTCAAAAACAAACCAATCCTGAAACCGAAGCAGAAAAACCAATAGTAAATGTTGAAGAAACCGAACCACAACCACAAATTACTAACCCAACGCCTACCCCAATCGTTTCTGAAACAATTGCTGAAAAACCGATTACTAAACCGGTGGTAGAAAATATTTCTATTCCTAAAACCAATGCAACCGATCCGGATATTGAGGTTATTGTAAATAAGGAAGAAGCTTTAAACGAATCTGAAATTACCGCCAAACAATTGGTTACCGATTTTGGCGAATTTGACCCAACTTTAGAACTTTCTAACTTTAGGCTACCCAGCTCAGAACTTTTAAACGAACATGCCAATAGCGACGTAGTTATTGACAAATCTGAATTAGAAGAAAATAAAAATCGAATTGTAGAAACCTTACGTAACTACAAAATCGAAATTACCAATATAAAAGTTACCGTTGGACCAACCGTTACGTTGTACGAAATTGTTCCCGAAGCGGGCGTACGAATTTCTAAAATTAAAAATTTGGAAGACGATATTGCCCTTTCTTTATCTGCCTTAGGTATTCGTATTATTGCTCCTATTCCAGGTAAAGGAACCGTGGGAATCGAGGTTCCAAACAATAAACCATCGGTTGTTTCTATGAAATCGGCAATTCAATCGCCTAAATTTCAATCCGCAGCAATGGAACTTCCAATTGCATTGGGCCGAAACATTCAGAACGAAACGTATGTTTTTGACTTAGCTAAAATGCCGCACTTACTAATGGCCGGAGCAACCGGACAAGGTAAATCGGTAGGTTTAAATGCCATTCTAACATCTTTATTGTATAAAAAGCACCCAGCCGAAGTAAAATTTGTATTGGTTGACCCTAAAAAAGTTGAGCTTACTTTATTTAACAAAATTGAAAGGCATTATTTAGCCAAATTACCTAATACCGAAGATGCCATTATTACAGACAACACCAAGGTAATTCATACCTTAAATTCGTTATGTATCGAAATGGACAACCGTTATTCTTTATTAAAAGATGCAATGGTTAGAAATATTAAAGAATATAACGAAAAATTTAAGCAACGCAAACTTAACCCAGAACAAGGACATCGTTTTTTACCTTATATTGTTTTAGTGGTGGATGAGTTTGCCGATTTGATAATGACAGCAGGTAAAGAAGTAGAAACGCCAATTGCGCGTTTGGCTCAACTTGCTCGTGCTATTGGTATTCACTTAATTATTGCTACGCAACGTCCTTCTGTAAACGTAATTACGGGTATTATTAAAGCCAACTTCCCGGCTCGAATTGCCTTTCGTGTAACATCAAAAATTGACTCACGAACCATTTTAGATGGTCCAGGTGCAGACCAATTGGTTGGCCGAGGAGATTTACTTTTTACGCAAGGTAATGATATGGTACGCGTACAATGTGCTTTTGTTGATACGCCCGAGGTAGAACGCATTTGCGAATACATTGGTTCGCAAAAAGCATATCCGGACGCTTATTTGTTACCTGAATATGTAGGTGAAGACGGAGATGGCACAAAACTTGATATAGATATTTCAGACCGAGATGTATTGTTTAGAGAAGCTGCCGAAATTATTGTTACAGCACAACAAGGTTCTGCATCGCTTTTACAACGTAAACTTAAATTAGGTTACAACCGCGCTGGCCGATTAATTGATCAGCTAGAAGCTGCTGGTATTGTTGGCCCTTTTGAGGGTAGTAAAGCACGCTCGGTTAATATTACAGATTTAGTTTCGCTAGATCAGTTTTTTGAAAATGAAAAAAAATAA
- a CDS encoding DUF6952 family protein, whose protein sequence is MKLPIIKQLTQFIEDNDQDYVNEAIEVLESICEVSSLKDEELDVIAELISNMYGAIEVDKMIKDGTPKKEALNAFMQRVLGSIDK, encoded by the coding sequence ATGAAACTACCTATTATTAAACAGTTAACTCAATTTATTGAGGATAACGATCAGGATTACGTAAACGAAGCAATTGAGGTATTAGAATCTATTTGTGAAGTTTCATCTTTAAAAGATGAAGAATTAGATGTTATTGCCGAATTAATTTCGAATATGTACGGCGCTATTGAAGTGGATAAAATGATAAAAGATGGTACTCCTAAAAAAGAAGCGTTAAATGCATTTATGCAACGCGTTTTAGGATCTATTGACAAATAA
- a CDS encoding thioredoxin family protein: MLLELDQDTLQDVVSSNKKVAVQFSASWCGNCRIMKPKFKKLATEKEDITFVIVDAEKFPESRKLANVTNLPTFATFVDGKLVNETQTNKAEVLTELINEI; encoded by the coding sequence ATGTTACTAGAATTAGATCAAGATACATTACAAGACGTGGTTTCGTCTAACAAAAAAGTTGCTGTTCAATTTTCTGCATCATGGTGCGGAAACTGCAGAATTATGAAACCAAAATTTAAAAAATTAGCTACAGAAAAAGAAGATATTACTTTTGTTATTGTTGATGCAGAAAAATTTCCTGAATCAAGAAAATTAGCAAACGTTACAAACTTACCTACTTTCGCTACATTTGTTGACGGAAAATTGGTTAACGAAACACAAACAAATAAGGCTGAAGTTTTAACTGAATTAATTAATGAAATTTAA
- a CDS encoding LolA family protein, which translates to MKKLFTILTIFFISVNVSVAQDAKKLLDEVTNKVKTYKNVQIDFRLTIQNLNKEINQESKGNVTIEGDKYALNMMGITKLFDGKKIYVIDPEEEEVTISSPSGQDADFTPAKMLTFFNSGFKYTWDITQNVKGRSIQYVKLTPTNAKDYRKEVLIGIDNQTKNIYNLIEVGKDGTKTTIIVNSFKTNQPISKNEFTFDASKYANYYINKLD; encoded by the coding sequence ATGAAAAAACTTTTTACAATTCTTACTATATTTTTTATTTCGGTAAACGTGAGCGTTGCTCAGGATGCTAAAAAATTATTAGACGAGGTTACAAACAAAGTAAAAACCTACAAAAACGTTCAAATAGATTTTAGATTAACCATTCAGAATTTAAACAAAGAAATTAATCAAGAATCTAAAGGAAACGTAACCATTGAGGGCGATAAATACGCGCTTAACATGATGGGAATTACAAAGCTTTTTGATGGTAAAAAAATATATGTAATTGATCCGGAAGAAGAAGAAGTTACCATTTCATCGCCAAGCGGACAAGATGCTGATTTTACCCCTGCTAAAATGCTTACGTTTTTTAATTCTGGTTTTAAATATACATGGGATATAACGCAAAATGTAAAAGGCAGATCAATTCAGTACGTAAAATTAACGCCTACAAACGCGAAAGATTACCGAAAAGAAGTTTTAATTGGAATTGATAATCAGACCAAAAACATTTACAATTTGATTGAAGTTGGAAAAGATGGTACAAAAACAACAATTATTGTAAATTCTTTTAAAACAAATCAACCCATTTCAAAAAATGAGTTTACCTTTGATGCTTCAAAGTACGCAAATTATTACATTAACAAATTAGATTAA
- a CDS encoding diacylglycerol kinase family protein: MKQFIIGRIKSVKYAAKGMFILATNEHSVISQLTAGILVTIAGFYYDLSATEWAMQCLCIGLIVTAEGLNTAIEAICDYLQPNFDPKIGFIKDIAAGAVAFAAFFALIVALIIYYPKIF, encoded by the coding sequence TTGAAACAATTCATTATTGGCCGCATTAAAAGTGTAAAATACGCTGCAAAAGGAATGTTTATTTTAGCAACCAACGAGCACAGCGTAATTTCTCAGCTAACAGCTGGTATTTTAGTAACCATAGCTGGCTTTTATTACGATCTTTCGGCTACAGAATGGGCAATGCAATGCTTATGCATTGGCCTTATTGTTACAGCAGAAGGATTAAACACGGCAATTGAAGCGATTTGTGATTACCTACAACCTAATTTTGATCCAAAAATTGGTTTTATAAAAGATATTGCTGCAGGAGCTGTTGCTTTTGCAGCATTTTTCGCTCTCATTGTTGCCCTTATTATTTATTATCCAAAAATATTTTAA
- a CDS encoding fibrinogen-like YCDxxxxGGGW domain-containing protein, with protein MKKIFFFIFSIITLNSFAQVGINTHTPKASLEIAFDADSSVPSGVLVPRMTVAELEATTVTLTADHHGTLIFITDGESGTKDETREIKGSGFYHYHSTFKKWILNDTEPWMSKETNSAARLNSESIYQLGSVGVGHSQIDNSAQLDISASNKGLLIPRLTTQQRNTLSETAANGLMIFNTTTNCLNYWEGNLKQWLSLCGTYDPAEFNLLDCTSPTGPSEKLLQGQGLVSTSDTYTVKINVTQIGTYTILIYTANGYSYSKTGVFTQTGSHTIVLEGQGTPAKPGNDEVKLRFNGIEITPNCTLPTVEVSPASTTFDIVCTTTPTLGPGEYKNAISMTGSNYVEFDLASVTTPGSIIITSNNQNGISFSSNAITISTGDTKIRLYAQGTPTNIGTFTYNIQLPGTSVTACSFQIKFENSTGTFENPATSCLEILNNDSSTKDGYFWVQVGGSAKYKTYCDMSNGGWTLISSQSEKTLISSPYRNYQHTLTLFAEINAVKDKTTPFNEYNFRLPKNAIDGINKTPSLANPMKLRYSIKQNGHTGTTVTDIENSTVAPKDDIWSNQNYYEIDLHERNPFNTYHTGNIHDHSLKGKLFNLPFEKLNSSNTPRTQFDGNVRGNSYGFYSDFFTGFYGDPGWAGPGTKNYTYTYPAPNADKTFGFNANQINDIFGLYPGETQINHHIGTCSPVGDDFGGPATCSVGAYWTGHRPHNFNNNEGRILQVWFK; from the coding sequence ATGAAAAAAATATTTTTTTTTATTTTTAGTATTATAACCCTAAATTCTTTTGCACAAGTTGGTATAAATACGCACACCCCTAAAGCGAGTTTAGAAATTGCTTTTGATGCCGATAGTTCTGTTCCTAGTGGTGTTCTTGTACCGAGAATGACCGTTGCTGAATTAGAAGCTACTACTGTTACTTTAACAGCAGATCATCACGGAACATTAATTTTTATAACTGATGGGGAATCGGGAACAAAAGATGAAACGAGAGAAATTAAAGGTTCAGGTTTTTATCATTATCACTCAACTTTTAAAAAATGGATTCTAAATGACACTGAACCTTGGATGTCTAAAGAAACAAATTCAGCAGCAAGACTAAACTCTGAAAGCATTTATCAGCTAGGGTCTGTTGGCGTAGGGCACTCCCAAATAGATAATTCGGCACAATTAGACATTTCCGCTTCAAACAAAGGTTTATTAATTCCTAGACTTACAACACAACAGCGTAATACCCTGTCTGAAACTGCCGCAAATGGTTTGATGATATTTAATACTACCACCAATTGTTTAAACTATTGGGAAGGTAATCTTAAACAATGGTTAAGTTTATGTGGTACATACGACCCTGCGGAGTTTAATCTTTTAGATTGTACTTCACCCACTGGTCCTTCCGAGAAGTTATTGCAAGGTCAAGGTTTAGTTAGTACATCAGATACTTATACTGTTAAAATAAATGTTACTCAAATTGGCACATATACTATTTTAATTTATACTGCAAATGGCTATTCGTACTCTAAAACAGGTGTATTTACTCAAACTGGTTCGCACACTATAGTTTTAGAAGGACAAGGAACTCCTGCTAAGCCTGGAAACGATGAAGTTAAGCTTCGTTTTAACGGAATTGAAATTACACCAAATTGTACATTACCTACTGTAGAGGTATCACCGGCAAGTACAACTTTTGATATCGTTTGTACCACAACCCCTACATTAGGCCCTGGCGAATATAAAAACGCAATATCAATGACAGGCAGTAATTATGTTGAGTTTGACCTAGCTTCTGTTACGACACCAGGTAGCATAATTATAACAAGTAATAATCAAAATGGCATAAGCTTTTCATCTAATGCAATTACTATTTCTACGGGTGATACAAAAATACGTCTATATGCTCAAGGGACACCTACAAACATAGGTACGTTTACTTACAATATACAGTTACCTGGAACCTCAGTAACTGCTTGTTCCTTCCAAATCAAATTTGAAAACTCAACAGGTACATTTGAAAACCCAGCAACTTCATGTTTAGAAATTCTTAATAACGACTCTTCTACTAAAGATGGTTATTTCTGGGTTCAAGTAGGCGGTTCTGCTAAATATAAAACATATTGCGACATGAGTAATGGTGGCTGGACATTAATTAGTTCTCAATCTGAAAAAACATTAATCTCTTCACCTTATAGAAATTACCAACATACTTTAACTTTATTTGCTGAGATAAATGCGGTTAAAGATAAGACTACTCCTTTTAACGAATATAACTTTAGATTACCTAAAAATGCAATTGATGGAATTAACAAAACTCCTAGTCTTGCAAATCCGATGAAACTAAGGTATAGTATAAAACAAAATGGGCACACCGGTACAACAGTAACTGATATTGAAAATAGTACTGTTGCTCCTAAAGATGATATATGGAGTAATCAGAACTACTATGAAATTGATTTACATGAAAGAAATCCGTTTAACACTTATCATACAGGAAACATTCATGATCATTCATTAAAAGGAAAGTTGTTTAATTTACCTTTTGAAAAGTTGAATTCAAGCAATACACCAAGAACTCAGTTCGACGGGAATGTAAGAGGAAATTCATATGGTTTTTATTCTGATTTTTTTACTGGTTTTTACGGAGATCCTGGTTGGGCGGGTCCTGGTACAAAGAATTATACATATACTTATCCTGCACCAAATGCAGACAAAACCTTTGGCTTTAATGCAAATCAAATTAATGATATTTTTGGCTTATACCCTGGTGAAACTCAAATAAACCATCACATTGGCACATGTAGTCCTGTTGGTGACGATTTTGGTGGTCCTGCTACTTGTAGTGTTGGAGCTTACTGGACTGGTCATAGACCACATAATTTTAACAACAATGAAGGAAGAATTTTACAAGTTTGGTTTAAATAA